The Granulicella sibirica genome has a segment encoding these proteins:
- a CDS encoding YybH family protein codes for MGTAVGNTINSPEVAAIRRLLEGWAERTRTGQLEHILDDHAEDALIYDMLPPLKYEGTEAYRRSWGDWHPDTPDEGRFELQDLSVIAGEDEALAQGSIQCGGPLALDGPSPKFRLEEDQWHLEDPARAYLKGDG; via the coding sequence ATGGGAACCGCCGTCGGCAACACGATCAACAGCCCGGAGGTCGCGGCGATCCGCCGCCTGCTCGAAGGCTGGGCCGAGCGAACCCGCACCGGTCAGCTCGAGCACATTCTCGACGATCACGCGGAGGACGCCCTGATCTACGACATGCTTCCTCCGTTGAAGTACGAGGGGACGGAAGCCTATCGGCGAAGCTGGGGCGACTGGCACCCCGACACACCAGACGAGGGCCGGTTTGAACTCCAGGACCTTTCCGTTATCGCCGGAGAGGACGAAGCTTTGGCCCAAGGCTCGATCCAATGCGGCGGACCCCTGGCTCTCGACGGACCTTCTCCGAAATTCCGCTTGGAAGAAGATCAATGGCATTTGGAGGATCCAGCAAGAGCGTATCTCAAAGGCGATGGCTAA
- the rpmG gene encoding 50S ribosomal protein L33 — translation MRTIIKLVSTAGTGHFYTTTKNPKLKSGKLELSKYDPKIRKHVPYREAKA, via the coding sequence ATGCGGACCATCATCAAGCTCGTCTCCACTGCCGGCACCGGCCACTTCTACACCACCACCAAGAACCCCAAGCTCAAGAGCGGCAAGCTCGAGCTCAGCAAGTACGACCCTAAGATCCGCAAGCACGTGCCCTACCGCGAAGCCAAGGCATAG
- a CDS encoding ZIP family metal transporter, with the protein MPILSAILAIAGVQFAATGAAWGLRRREDALKRQLPYIVSLAVGVLIATALLHLMPEAVEQLGNGRLVWGLLGGSMVALFATERIFFVITGNDAEPEVGDPCAHNQQTQGHHHHGPHSTRPMNLILASMLHSFVDGAAVAVAFLTSTRIGWVTAVAIALHEIPHRMGDFAVLVHMGLPFRRALRLAAIAGIPSLVGVALVLFAGGYSARYVGWLLPVSAGSFLYIATVNLLPELQSECKLPRVLLQLGCLCAGIGLVVLVGTLG; encoded by the coding sequence ATGCCAATCTTGAGTGCCATTCTGGCGATCGCCGGGGTGCAGTTCGCAGCGACCGGGGCCGCCTGGGGTCTGCGGCGGCGCGAGGACGCATTGAAGCGGCAGCTTCCCTACATCGTCAGCCTCGCGGTCGGTGTGCTGATCGCGACCGCTCTGCTGCACCTGATGCCGGAGGCGGTGGAACAGCTTGGGAACGGGCGGCTGGTCTGGGGTCTGCTTGGCGGGTCGATGGTCGCGTTGTTTGCCACCGAGCGCATCTTCTTTGTGATTACCGGGAATGACGCGGAACCCGAGGTGGGCGATCCCTGTGCGCACAACCAGCAGACGCAGGGGCATCACCATCACGGGCCGCACAGCACACGTCCGATGAACCTGATCCTCGCGAGCATGTTGCACAGCTTTGTCGATGGGGCTGCGGTTGCGGTGGCGTTTCTCACGAGCACGCGCATCGGCTGGGTGACGGCCGTGGCCATTGCGCTGCACGAGATTCCCCACCGGATGGGAGACTTCGCGGTCCTTGTGCACATGGGGCTGCCCTTCCGGAGGGCGCTGCGGCTGGCAGCTATTGCCGGGATACCTTCCCTTGTGGGGGTAGCGCTTGTACTTTTTGCCGGGGGGTATTCGGCACGGTACGTCGGGTGGCTTTTGCCGGTAAGCGCGGGGAGTTTTCTCTATATCGCCACGGTTAACCTGCTTCCCGAGCTACAATCGGAGTGCAAACTCCCGCGTGTGCTGCTGCAGTTGGGCTGCCTGTGCGCGGGAATCGGGTTGGTCGTTCTGGTCGGAACGCTCGGCTAG
- the rpmB gene encoding 50S ribosomal protein L28 produces the protein MAKVCLVTGKRPMSGNKRSHANNKSRRRWEPNLQWKRIWVPSEKRFIRMRVSMAGLRNITKLGFEAAMLKSKAKAA, from the coding sequence ATGGCCAAGGTATGTCTAGTAACGGGCAAGCGCCCGATGAGTGGTAACAAGCGTTCGCACGCGAATAACAAGTCGCGGCGCCGCTGGGAGCCGAACCTGCAGTGGAAGCGCATTTGGGTACCCTCCGAAAAGCGCTTCATCCGCATGCGCGTCAGCATGGCCGGACTGCGTAACATCACCAAGCTCGGCTTCGAAGCAGCGATGCTCAAGTCGAAAGCAAAGGCGGCCTAA
- a CDS encoding alpha-amylase domain-containing protein, producing the protein MAVLMQAFYWDCPKEDNQEHNWWNFVSEHVEALGKSGFNALWLPPVSKGASNTSMGYDPYDYFDLGDFDQKGGTKTWYGNKAELKALIDKAHENNIGCYADMVINHNSGADEEEVNPLDGKKRWTKFNPKSGEFPRDWNHYHPSRYEQFMVEGENFAGFPHLCHRNPEVYAAMYKYARMLIEELGFEGFRFDFVKGFGAWMIGMLSKYRYVKDGAEFSPYVVGEYWSGAEDIDQWLDKVNSVTDTQIAAFDFPLRYKLKDVCDLPNYDLRNLTDGGSVLMKRPAHAATFVENHDMGDSTIVNDKLMAYSFIMVHEGYPSIFWYDYYNNGLGRPGTPNGIDALIQAHHKNAGGDSQILHADPDLYIMQRIGWQDEKTSQPGLIYVLNNLGDQWSGTSVKTKWANQKFVPIAWDGHDDAHPDERTTDADGRAEFPAPPRGYAVYVPA; encoded by the coding sequence ATGGCTGTGCTGATGCAGGCGTTTTACTGGGATTGCCCAAAGGAAGATAACCAGGAACACAATTGGTGGAACTTCGTTTCGGAGCATGTCGAAGCCTTGGGCAAGTCGGGCTTCAATGCGCTTTGGCTTCCGCCTGTATCGAAGGGTGCAAGCAATACGTCGATGGGCTATGACCCCTATGACTACTTCGACCTGGGCGACTTCGACCAGAAGGGCGGGACGAAGACCTGGTACGGAAACAAGGCGGAGTTGAAGGCGCTCATTGATAAGGCGCACGAGAACAATATCGGTTGCTATGCGGACATGGTAATCAACCATAACTCCGGCGCGGATGAAGAAGAAGTAAACCCGCTCGATGGCAAGAAACGCTGGACGAAGTTCAATCCGAAGAGCGGCGAGTTTCCGCGAGACTGGAACCACTATCACCCGAGCCGCTATGAGCAGTTCATGGTGGAGGGCGAGAACTTTGCAGGCTTCCCTCACCTGTGCCATCGCAACCCCGAGGTGTATGCCGCGATGTACAAGTACGCGCGCATGCTCATCGAGGAACTTGGCTTCGAAGGCTTCCGCTTCGACTTCGTGAAGGGCTTCGGCGCCTGGATGATCGGGATGCTTTCGAAATACCGCTACGTCAAGGATGGCGCGGAGTTTTCCCCGTATGTAGTGGGTGAGTATTGGTCGGGGGCAGAGGACATCGATCAATGGCTGGATAAGGTGAACAGCGTAACCGATACGCAGATCGCGGCGTTCGACTTTCCGCTGCGCTACAAGCTGAAAGACGTTTGCGACTTGCCTAACTATGACCTGCGCAACCTGACCGATGGCGGGAGTGTGCTGATGAAGCGGCCTGCTCACGCCGCAACCTTCGTCGAGAACCATGACATGGGCGACAGCACCATTGTGAACGACAAGCTGATGGCCTATTCGTTCATCATGGTGCACGAAGGCTACCCGTCGATCTTCTGGTACGACTACTACAACAACGGGCTTGGGCGTCCTGGGACTCCGAACGGCATCGACGCGCTCATCCAGGCGCACCATAAAAACGCCGGGGGCGACTCGCAAATCCTCCACGCCGATCCAGATCTTTACATCATGCAGAGGATCGGTTGGCAGGATGAGAAGACGTCGCAACCTGGATTGATCTACGTGTTGAACAACCTGGGCGATCAGTGGTCCGGAACGTCGGTGAAGACGAAGTGGGCCAATCAGAAGTTTGTGCCGATTGCATGGGACGGGCACGACGACGCGCATCCAGATGAGCGAACGACCGATGCGGATGGACGGGCCGAGTTCCCTGCCCCGCCGCGCGGGTATGCGGTATACGTGCCCGCCTGA
- a CDS encoding TonB-dependent receptor, with protein sequence MPTPSRRLHAVRLAAVLAAAVPAAHAIVVRGTVSSPLGTPIPGSRVQLIQGRRSVAIAITAADGTFEIRSTLSGRFVLLTGGGRALTPLVANISRDFYGGPTDVVTRNVTLEATTLNESVTVTTSGIPTPIQQLTAPVTFVSRDDLATRTGISDELRQSPGVTLVQSGQLGGITSMFVRGGDSDANKVLIDGIPAGDVGGGFDFGLVSTTGLSNQGNNGPAGELYRGPNSALFGSDAAASVLNLTTPRGTSTRPVLVYSGDGGNFHTYRNEATLSGTHTRYDYLAAFSRLNSSNSIPEDEFHAVTTAANLGAALPANSLIRFTFRNTDSAQGVPGPRDFFGISANQKQADQDLYSGITLENRLAGNWHNLVRYGIARKREQFFTFTPVGTLSDDGSTYLGLTKTIIGANGYQVAGASPIAYAGDYPQRYDQVSNRDELYYQSDYTFPHHIAALFGFRYENERGAFRFPLYATNEDLQRTNFQYTLQVQGDITNRVFYSLGGAIEKNHLYGLRGTPRLGLAYVPVRPGYKLFHGTRLRANFSRGVLEPSLAVQFSSLYASLAAAGDPAAIAAYRVTQPNAEESRTYDLGVDQNILHEKLVLKAGYFHNEFDHQFEYISPAALQQYFGIADASSLANLFGAYTNSLTFRTQGFEGELQYQPLQRLFVHAGYTYLAPIVQQSFSTDALQAAGATTNPLFPNLPIGATSPLVGQRPFRRPPNSGFFAVQYTGTRFTAAFKGAMSGKSDDSTFLSTDLLLPNRNLDHGFAKLDLNFTYAANRYFSVFTQLDNLLSQQHIGPIGYTSLPFTVRAGLKIRIGGD encoded by the coding sequence ATGCCAACACCCTCGCGACGCCTGCACGCCGTGCGTCTCGCCGCCGTTCTCGCCGCCGCTGTCCCCGCGGCTCACGCCATCGTCGTTCGCGGCACGGTCAGCAGCCCACTCGGTACCCCGATTCCCGGTTCTCGCGTCCAGCTCATCCAGGGACGCCGCTCCGTTGCCATCGCCATCACCGCCGCCGACGGCACCTTCGAGATCCGCTCCACGCTCTCCGGGCGCTTCGTCCTCCTCACAGGCGGAGGCCGCGCGCTCACCCCGCTCGTCGCCAACATCAGCCGCGACTTCTACGGAGGCCCCACCGACGTCGTCACCCGCAACGTCACTCTCGAAGCCACCACCCTTAATGAGTCGGTCACCGTCACCACTTCCGGCATCCCGACGCCCATCCAGCAGCTCACTGCCCCCGTCACCTTCGTATCGCGCGACGACCTTGCCACCCGCACCGGCATTTCCGACGAGCTTCGCCAATCCCCGGGCGTCACCCTCGTCCAGTCCGGCCAGCTTGGCGGCATCACCTCGATGTTCGTGCGCGGTGGCGATTCCGACGCCAACAAGGTGCTGATTGACGGCATCCCCGCCGGAGACGTCGGCGGCGGCTTCGACTTCGGCCTCGTTTCGACGACGGGCCTCTCCAACCAGGGCAATAACGGTCCCGCGGGTGAGCTCTATCGTGGCCCGAACTCCGCCCTCTTCGGCTCCGATGCCGCCGCCTCCGTCCTCAACCTCACCACGCCACGTGGCACCTCGACCCGTCCTGTCCTCGTCTACTCGGGCGATGGTGGCAACTTCCATACCTACCGCAACGAGGCCACGCTTAGCGGAACCCACACGCGGTACGACTACCTGGCCGCCTTCTCCCGCCTGAACTCGTCGAACTCCATCCCGGAAGACGAGTTCCACGCCGTCACCACTGCCGCGAACCTGGGCGCGGCGCTCCCGGCAAACTCGCTCATTCGCTTCACTTTCCGTAATACCGACTCTGCCCAAGGTGTACCGGGCCCGCGCGACTTCTTCGGCATCTCCGCCAACCAGAAGCAGGCCGACCAGGACCTCTACTCCGGCATCACCCTCGAGAACCGCCTCGCCGGCAACTGGCACAACCTCGTTCGCTACGGCATCGCCCGCAAGCGCGAACAGTTCTTCACCTTCACTCCTGTCGGCACGCTCTCTGACGATGGCTCAACCTATCTTGGCCTGACGAAGACCATTATCGGGGCCAACGGCTACCAGGTGGCCGGAGCCTCGCCCATCGCATATGCCGGGGACTATCCGCAGCGCTACGACCAGGTCTCCAACCGCGACGAGCTTTACTACCAGTCGGATTACACCTTTCCCCATCACATCGCCGCGCTCTTCGGCTTCCGCTACGAGAACGAGCGTGGAGCCTTCCGCTTTCCGCTCTACGCGACGAACGAAGACCTCCAGCGTACGAACTTCCAGTACACGCTCCAGGTCCAGGGCGACATCACCAACCGGGTGTTTTACTCGCTTGGCGGCGCGATCGAAAAGAACCACCTCTATGGCTTGCGGGGAACCCCAAGGCTCGGCCTCGCCTACGTTCCTGTCCGGCCCGGCTACAAGCTCTTCCATGGCACACGCCTGCGCGCGAACTTCTCCCGAGGGGTGCTGGAGCCAAGTCTCGCCGTCCAGTTCAGCTCGCTCTACGCCTCGCTCGCTGCCGCAGGAGATCCCGCGGCCATCGCCGCGTACCGCGTCACCCAGCCTAACGCCGAAGAGTCCCGCACCTACGACCTCGGCGTCGATCAGAACATCCTTCACGAAAAGCTTGTCCTCAAGGCCGGCTACTTTCACAACGAGTTCGATCACCAGTTCGAATACATTTCGCCGGCCGCGCTGCAGCAGTACTTCGGCATCGCCGACGCCAGCTCCCTCGCGAACCTCTTCGGCGCCTACACCAACTCGCTCACCTTCCGCACACAGGGCTTCGAGGGCGAGCTCCAGTATCAGCCGCTGCAACGGCTCTTTGTCCACGCGGGGTACACCTATCTCGCTCCCATCGTTCAGCAATCGTTCTCGACGGACGCGCTACAAGCGGCTGGAGCCACAACGAATCCGCTCTTCCCGAACCTCCCCATCGGCGCGACCAGCCCGCTGGTCGGCCAGCGCCCCTTCCGCCGCCCACCCAACTCCGGCTTCTTCGCCGTCCAGTACACCGGAACGCGTTTCACCGCCGCCTTCAAGGGAGCGATGAGCGGGAAATCCGATGACTCCACCTTCCTATCCACGGACCTTCTTCTCCCCAACCGCAATCTCGACCACGGCTTCGCGAAGCTCGACCTCAACTTCACCTACGCGGCAAACCGCTACTTCTCCGTTTTTACCCAGTTGGACAATCTCCTGAGCCAGCAGCACATCGGCCCCATCGGCTATACCAGCCTTCCGTTCACGGTACGGGCCGGATTGAAGATTCGCATCGGTGGCGATTAA
- a CDS encoding AI-2E family transporter, with translation MESSDRPNPSDVTNKGGSVPPPSTGRFGPATEHHTDPMQAPFRTAGGALMNWWRAVTLDALIVGVLWFIGLEILRVPLAPLWAVLGALFQFIPAFGPMLALIGPVFSVAFSENHDIWDIGLVLGIYGIIAVLEGLVIGPYVLHRTTRVPWWASFLGPIVLGILIPPWGVIIAPPLLAILYAFRRPSPAKTR, from the coding sequence ATGGAGAGTTCAGATCGGCCGAATCCCTCCGATGTGACGAACAAAGGTGGATCTGTACCTCCGCCTTCCACGGGCCGGTTTGGGCCTGCGACGGAGCACCACACCGATCCGATGCAGGCGCCGTTCCGCACCGCTGGCGGAGCGCTTATGAACTGGTGGCGCGCCGTCACACTCGACGCCCTCATCGTCGGAGTCCTCTGGTTCATCGGCCTCGAGATTCTGCGTGTCCCCCTGGCACCCCTCTGGGCTGTCCTTGGCGCACTCTTCCAGTTCATCCCGGCCTTCGGTCCCATGCTCGCCCTCATCGGACCGGTCTTCTCCGTCGCCTTCAGCGAGAACCACGACATCTGGGACATCGGCCTCGTCCTCGGCATCTACGGGATCATCGCCGTCCTTGAAGGTCTTGTTATCGGGCCGTATGTCCTCCACCGAACCACCCGCGTTCCGTGGTGGGCTTCCTTCCTCGGCCCCATTGTCCTGGGCATCCTGATCCCGCCCTGGGGCGTGATCATCGCACCGCCCCTACTCGCGATCCTCTACGCGTTCCGTCGGCCCTCCCCGG